A single genomic interval of Geotrypetes seraphini chromosome 1, aGeoSer1.1, whole genome shotgun sequence harbors:
- the HACD4 gene encoding very-long-chain (3R)-3-hydroxyacyl-CoA dehydratase 4 encodes MKNSYLFIYHLIQFCGHSWIFTNMTARFFSFGKDAFADTFYAMGLVMRLCQSLSALELLHIFLHIEENQLLPRFLQISERLVVLFVVISSQEEVQGKPIVCIVFFLWNVWDVIRYTYNMLLVTGTEFPSLTWINHTFWILVFPLSVLAEGFTIYESLPYFEVFGTYSVKMPFLFDLSIYFPYILKIYLVLLPVGMYFICRHLYLERKTFQKVHKEKKT; translated from the exons ATGAAGAACTCGTATCTCTTCATCTATCATCTGATCCAGTTCTGTGGACATTCTTGGATATTTACGAATATGACTGCACGGTTCTTCTCATTTGGAAAAG ATGCTTTTGCCGATACATTCTATGCCATGGGACTTGTGATGCGCCTCTGCCAGTCATTGTCTGCACTGGAACTATTGCACATTTTCTTGCATATCGAAGAAAATCAGCTGTTACCAAGATTTTTGCAG ATTTCAGAGAGACTGGTGGTTTTGTTTGTAGTGATTTCCAGTCAAGAGGAAGTGCAGGGAAAACCCATTGTCTGTATTGTGTTCTTCCTTTGGAACGTTTGGGATGTAATTAG ATATACATATAACATGTTATTAGTGACAGGAACAGAATTCCCCAGTCTGACCTGGATCAACCATACATTTTGGATTCTTGTTTTTCCTCTGTCAGTTCTAGCTGAAG GTTTTACCATTTATGAATCACTGCCTTATTTTGAGGTCTTTGGTACTTACTCCGTCAAGATGCCTTTTCTATTTGATCTATCAATCTattttccatacatcctgaaaatATATTTGGTCCTACTTCCTGTTG GTATGTACTTTATATGCAGGCACCTttacttggaaagaaaaacattcCAGAAAGTCCACAAAGAGaagaaaacttaa